Proteins encoded within one genomic window of Thermus aquaticus:
- a CDS encoding class I SAM-dependent methyltransferase, with the protein RLLLADAREIPLPDESVHGVIAVHLWHLLPDWPKALAEALRVLKPSGVLLEGWERVEAEPECRLQERWRELVAEEGVLVERGLHGRRMAEVEEALRRLGLRPRTRGVGAGGEEPTPGGALGARPYRLYSFTKGVPEEAHARAMERLWAWAEAELGDLDRPFSVEKRFFLRSTRLS; encoded by the coding sequence GCGCCTTCTTCTGGCGGATGCCCGGGAAATCCCCCTCCCCGACGAGAGCGTCCACGGGGTCATCGCCGTCCACCTCTGGCACCTCCTCCCCGACTGGCCCAAGGCCCTGGCCGAGGCCTTAAGGGTCTTAAAGCCCTCCGGGGTCCTCCTGGAGGGCTGGGAAAGGGTAGAGGCCGAGCCCGAGTGCCGCCTGCAGGAGAGGTGGCGGGAGCTTGTGGCCGAGGAGGGGGTCTTGGTGGAGCGGGGGCTTCACGGAAGGCGCATGGCCGAGGTGGAGGAGGCCCTAAGGCGCCTTGGCCTCAGGCCCAGGACCCGGGGGGTGGGGGCCGGGGGGGAGGAGCCCACGCCCGGGGGGGCCCTCGGGGCCCGGCCCTACCGCCTCTACTCCTTCACCAAGGGGGTGCCCGAGGAGGCCCACGCCCGGGCCATGGAGAGGCTCTGGGCCTGGGCGGAGGCGGAGCTTGGCGACCTGGACCGCCCCTTTTCGGTGGAGAAGCGCTTTTTCCTGCGCTCCACCCGGCTTTCCTGA